Proteins found in one Amycolatopsis umgeniensis genomic segment:
- a CDS encoding chorismate mutase, with protein sequence MRLRVLCVLLVTGLLAVPAPASASPGFWKLTDLAAQRVQIADKVAAAKFGTPSPIDDPVREQQILDSVAAKAPGLGLDADGVVRFFRDQIEANKVVQRGLYTRWTEHPGTRPPGRPDLATEVRPVIDRLNAGLLTELAATRDARARRSCDARLAVTVRLVDARRALDRLHAGALGEAVRSACSRP encoded by the coding sequence ATGCGACTTCGGGTGCTCTGTGTGTTGCTCGTGACCGGGCTGCTGGCGGTGCCCGCGCCGGCGTCGGCGTCTCCGGGTTTCTGGAAACTGACCGACCTCGCCGCGCAACGCGTGCAGATCGCCGACAAGGTCGCGGCCGCGAAGTTCGGCACGCCGTCGCCGATCGACGACCCGGTGCGCGAACAGCAGATCCTCGACTCGGTGGCGGCGAAGGCGCCCGGCCTCGGTCTCGACGCGGACGGCGTGGTGCGGTTCTTCCGCGACCAGATCGAGGCGAACAAGGTCGTGCAGCGCGGCCTTTACACGCGCTGGACCGAGCACCCCGGCACGCGGCCGCCCGGGCGGCCCGATCTGGCGACCGAGGTCCGGCCGGTGATCGACCGGCTCAACGCGGGCCTGCTCACCGAACTCGCCGCGACCCGGGACGCGCGGGCGCGGCGGTCGTGCGACGCGCGGCTGGCGGTCACGGTGCGGCTGGTCGACGCGCGGCGCGCGCTGGACCGGCTGCACGCGGGCGCGCTCGGGGAAGCGGTCCGGTCGGCCTG
- a CDS encoding Nif3-like dinuclear metal center hexameric protein — MPALAEVIAALEQAYPPELAESWDAVGLVCGDPAENVDKVLFCVDPVDETVDEAIADGAQLIVAHHPLLLRGVHGVPADSTKGRLVHRLIRAGVALYCAHTNADSASPGVSDALADAIGLTVLGPLDPREDGVTGIGRIGELPAPEPFSAFVERVANALPRTEPGVYGAGDPARPIRRVAVSGGSGDSYLKRATAAGVDAYVTADLRHHPAGEHLAEITEVPALVGVTHWASEWPWCEQASGVVRAAFAGNVDVHVSTRCTDPWTLRATRTEH, encoded by the coding sequence GTGCCCGCGCTAGCCGAAGTCATCGCCGCCCTGGAGCAGGCGTACCCGCCCGAACTCGCCGAATCGTGGGACGCCGTCGGACTCGTCTGCGGCGACCCGGCCGAGAACGTGGACAAGGTCCTGTTCTGCGTCGACCCGGTCGACGAGACCGTCGACGAGGCGATCGCCGACGGCGCGCAGTTGATCGTCGCGCACCATCCGCTGCTGCTGCGCGGCGTCCACGGCGTCCCGGCCGACAGCACCAAGGGACGCCTCGTGCACCGCCTGATCCGCGCCGGTGTCGCCCTCTACTGCGCGCACACCAACGCCGATTCCGCGTCGCCCGGAGTCTCCGACGCGCTCGCCGACGCGATCGGCCTGACCGTCCTCGGCCCGCTCGATCCCCGCGAGGACGGCGTCACCGGAATCGGCCGCATCGGCGAACTGCCCGCGCCCGAACCGTTCTCCGCCTTCGTCGAACGCGTCGCGAACGCCTTGCCCCGCACGGAACCCGGCGTCTACGGCGCGGGCGATCCGGCGCGCCCGATCCGCCGCGTCGCCGTTTCCGGCGGCTCCGGCGACAGCTATCTCAAACGGGCCACCGCCGCCGGGGTCGACGCGTACGTCACCGCCGATCTCCGGCATCATCCCGCGGGCGAGCACCTCGCCGAGATCACCGAAGTCCCCGCCCTGGTCGGCGTCACGCACTGGGCGAGCGAATGGCCGTGGTGCGAGCAAGCCTCGGGCGTCGTCCGCGCCGCGTTTGCGGGTAACGTCGACGTTCACGTCTCCACGCGGTGCACCGACCCGTGGACGCTACGGGCCACCCGAACCGAGCACTAA
- a CDS encoding DUF7581 domain-containing protein has protein sequence MKADPAVQRQLLELAKVDAELSRTAHRRRTLPEIAEIDAGEKTVRDRRDALVSVQTAASDLDREIARQEKEIESVRARGDRDRKLLESGSVAAKQMTDIEHELNSLNRRQSALEDDLLELMERREALDLDAQRTSAEVAKAEGEVADAVRRRDENFVDFDTTKARRDEDRAKLLPRFPEDLMKLYERVRAHKGIGAALLRARRCGACQLDIDRREIAEIKAAPEDNVIQCENCGAILVRTLESGL, from the coding sequence GTGAAGGCCGACCCCGCCGTCCAGCGCCAGCTGCTCGAACTCGCGAAGGTGGACGCCGAACTCTCGCGTACCGCCCACCGCCGACGCACCCTGCCGGAGATCGCCGAGATCGACGCGGGCGAGAAGACGGTCCGCGATCGACGCGACGCGCTGGTCTCGGTCCAGACGGCGGCGTCCGACCTCGACCGCGAGATCGCCCGCCAGGAGAAGGAGATCGAGTCGGTGCGCGCCCGCGGAGACCGCGACCGCAAGCTGCTCGAATCCGGTTCGGTCGCGGCGAAGCAGATGACCGACATCGAGCACGAGCTGAACAGCCTCAACCGGCGTCAGTCCGCGCTCGAGGACGACCTGCTCGAACTGATGGAACGTCGCGAGGCGCTCGACCTCGACGCCCAGCGCACCAGCGCCGAGGTCGCGAAGGCCGAGGGCGAGGTCGCCGACGCCGTCCGACGCCGCGACGAGAACTTCGTCGACTTCGACACCACGAAGGCCCGCCGCGACGAGGACCGAGCCAAACTCCTGCCACGGTTCCCGGAAGACCTGATGAAGCTCTACGAGCGGGTCCGGGCACACAAGGGCATCGGTGCCGCGCTGCTGCGGGCCCGCCGCTGCGGCGCCTGCCAGCTCGACATCGACCGCCGCGAGATCGCCGAGATCAAGGCCGCCCCCGAGGACAACGTCATCCAGTGCGAGAACTGCGGCGCCATCCTGGTGCGCACGCTGGAGTCCGGCCTGTGA